In a genomic window of Gemmatimonadales bacterium:
- the trxB gene encoding thioredoxin-disulfide reductase, with translation MNRAEEFDLAIVGGGPAGLCAAMYAGRGMLRAVLLERGVPGGELLNTEWIDDYPGFEHILGRELAQKMADHALRFGADLRQETVESIVRREDGIFELATTGGTTYEARAVILTAGGTPHKLEVPGEAEYAGRGVSYCAVCDGAFFKGETIAVVGGGDAAVEEADYLTRYAAKVYLIHRRDELRASPILQARLFANPKIEVIWNKRVRELIGSPAGLQSVELEDTLSGEASSLPVTGCFVFIGFRPNSGLVKQHFAHDASGYLITDDRMMTSIPGLFAAGDLRVQLTRQITTAVGDATTAAIAVEKFLKDRQARLEGAKVGV, from the coding sequence ATGAACCGCGCGGAGGAGTTCGACCTCGCCATCGTAGGTGGAGGCCCGGCCGGGCTGTGTGCCGCCATGTATGCCGGCCGCGGGATGCTCAGGGCGGTCCTGCTCGAGCGCGGTGTGCCTGGTGGGGAGCTGCTCAACACCGAATGGATCGACGACTATCCGGGGTTCGAGCACATCCTCGGACGCGAGCTGGCCCAGAAGATGGCGGACCACGCGCTCCGGTTCGGCGCGGACCTGCGGCAGGAGACCGTCGAGTCGATCGTCCGCCGGGAGGACGGCATCTTCGAGCTGGCCACCACCGGGGGCACCACCTACGAGGCGCGGGCCGTGATCCTTACCGCCGGCGGCACCCCGCACAAGCTCGAGGTGCCCGGCGAGGCGGAGTATGCCGGCCGCGGGGTCTCCTATTGCGCCGTCTGCGATGGGGCGTTCTTCAAGGGCGAGACCATCGCCGTGGTGGGCGGCGGCGACGCCGCCGTGGAGGAGGCCGACTACCTCACCCGCTACGCGGCGAAGGTGTACCTGATTCACCGGCGTGACGAGCTCCGGGCCTCCCCGATCCTGCAGGCGCGGCTGTTCGCCAACCCCAAGATCGAAGTCATCTGGAACAAGCGGGTGCGGGAGCTCATCGGCTCGCCTGCCGGGCTCCAGAGTGTCGAGCTGGAGGATACCCTGAGTGGGGAGGCCTCCTCGCTGCCGGTCACCGGATGCTTCGTGTTCATCGGGTTCCGGCCCAATAGCGGGCTGGTGAAGCAGCACTTCGCCCACGACGCGAGTGGGTACCTGATCACCGATGATCGGATGATGACCTCCATTCCCGGCCTGTTCGCCGCGGGCGATCTCCGGGTGCAGTTGACCCGCCAGATCACCACCGCCGTCGGCGACGCCACCACGGCCGCCATCGCGGTCGAGAAGTTCCTCAAGGACCGGCAGGCGCGGCTCGAGGGGGCCAAGGTCGGTGTCTGA
- a CDS encoding MBL fold metallo-hydrolase, whose translation MSDLEVVALPNGQLAQNCYLVADRRTRDAVIIDPGEEPAMFLAELDTRAWTLRAVWLTHAHVDHIVGVGAVKRATGAPIHMHRLDRPIYDALPQFGSWIGLELEPPPPPDVELEPGAKLRVGGVEFEVRFTPGHSPGSVSFVGPGLVLSGDVLFNGSIGRTDLPGGDFATLMASIQTQLLSLPDSTVVYSGHGPDTTIGIERLTNPFLTGAYPLG comes from the coding sequence GTGTCTGATCTGGAAGTCGTGGCCCTGCCGAACGGCCAGCTGGCTCAGAACTGCTACCTCGTCGCCGACCGCCGCACCCGCGACGCCGTCATCATCGACCCCGGGGAGGAGCCGGCGATGTTCCTCGCCGAGCTGGACACCCGGGCCTGGACCCTCCGGGCCGTCTGGCTCACCCATGCACACGTCGATCATATCGTCGGGGTTGGCGCGGTGAAGCGCGCCACCGGCGCGCCGATCCACATGCACCGGCTGGATCGGCCGATCTACGACGCCCTCCCCCAGTTCGGCAGCTGGATCGGGCTCGAGCTCGAGCCGCCGCCACCGCCCGACGTCGAGCTCGAGCCCGGCGCGAAGCTGCGGGTGGGCGGCGTCGAGTTCGAGGTCCGGTTCACACCCGGCCATTCTCCCGGCAGCGTAAGCTTCGTCGGGCCCGGACTGGTTTTGAGCGGAGACGTGCTCTTCAACGGCTCGATCGGCCGGACCGACCTGCCCGGTGGAGATTTCGCCACCTTGATGGCGTCGATCCAGACGCAGCTCCTCTCGCTGCCCGACTCCACCGTGGTCTACAGCGGCCACGGCCCCGACACCACCATCGGCATCGAACGGCTCACCAATCCGTTCCTCACGGGAGCGTATCCTCTTGGGTGA
- a CDS encoding glycosyltransferase, which yields MLDITEFFGDTTGGVKTYLLQKARYVQRRPRLRQTIVVPGAGDAILEASGVRCFRLHGPTIPTQKPYRFMLATRSTSRIVAHERPDLIEVGSAWFVPWLVHYATRQLDVPAVWFYHSNFPRVLAPWPERTSPVRRAASEFAWSYVRRLGQMVRATLAPSAFVAGELEREGVERVVRISLGVDLELFNPVRRAAAAQTRRRAGLPDGPLAIFVGRFAVEKEIGLLLDAWPEVERRTGARLILLGDGPARGRLQRRRGSDRVYWLPYERDRDRLADLLAAVDLYVAPCSIETFGLSALEALASGTPVLSADRGGVAESVAGSGGGAVFRSGDPGSLAETAVSLLGGDLAARGHLGRRYAELNHGWDAVLDTLFGVYAKILGS from the coding sequence GTGCTGGACATCACCGAGTTCTTCGGCGATACCACCGGGGGAGTCAAGACCTACCTTTTGCAGAAGGCGCGCTACGTGCAGCGCCGCCCTCGGCTCCGCCAGACCATCGTGGTGCCCGGAGCGGGGGACGCGATTCTCGAGGCCAGCGGGGTCCGCTGCTTCCGCCTCCACGGCCCCACGATTCCCACCCAGAAGCCATACCGGTTCATGCTGGCGACCCGCTCGACCAGCCGGATCGTGGCCCACGAGCGGCCCGACCTGATCGAGGTCGGGAGCGCCTGGTTCGTCCCCTGGCTGGTGCACTACGCGACCCGGCAACTCGACGTACCCGCCGTCTGGTTTTACCACAGCAACTTTCCCCGGGTGCTCGCCCCATGGCCCGAGCGCACCAGCCCGGTCCGCCGCGCGGCGTCCGAGTTTGCCTGGAGCTACGTGCGCCGGCTGGGTCAGATGGTCCGCGCAACGCTGGCGCCCTCCGCCTTCGTGGCCGGGGAGCTGGAGCGCGAGGGAGTGGAGCGGGTCGTGCGCATCTCGCTCGGTGTCGATCTCGAGCTTTTCAATCCGGTTCGCCGCGCCGCCGCGGCTCAGACCCGCCGGCGGGCCGGCCTCCCCGACGGCCCGCTGGCCATCTTCGTCGGCCGCTTCGCGGTGGAGAAGGAGATCGGTCTGCTGCTCGACGCCTGGCCCGAGGTGGAGCGGCGGACCGGTGCGCGGCTGATCCTGCTGGGCGACGGCCCCGCCCGCGGCCGACTGCAGCGCCGCCGCGGAAGTGACCGAGTGTACTGGCTTCCCTACGAGCGGGACCGCGATCGCCTGGCTGATCTGCTTGCCGCAGTCGATCTCTACGTGGCACCCTGCTCGATCGAGACGTTCGGCCTCTCCGCCTTGGAGGCCCTCGCGAGCGGCACGCCCGTGCTCTCGGCCGATCGCGGCGGGGTCGCCGAGTCGGTGGCTGGCTCGGGAGGCGGCGCCGTGTTCCGTTCCGGCGACCCGGGCTCACTGGCCGAGACCGCCGTGAGCCTGCTGGGAGGAGATCTCGCGGCGCGTGGCCATCTCGGCCGGCGCTACGCGGAGCTGAACCACGGCTGGGATGCGGTGCTCGACACTCTCTTCGGCGTGTACGCGAAGATTCTCGGTTCGTGA